Below is a genomic region from Bacillus mycoides.
GTGACGGTGCTCTTCCATCTAACGAAGGCCGTGGTTATGTATTACGTCGTTTATTACGCCGTGCTGTTCGTTATTCTAAGAAATTAAACATCAACCGTCCGTTCATGTTTGAATTAGTACCGGTTGTTGGAGAAGTAATGAAAGACTTCTATCCAGAAGTACTTGAAAAGAAAGATTTCATCGCAAAAGTTGTGAAGAATGAAGAAGAGCGTTTCCATGAAACACTTCATGATGGTGAATCAATTTTAGCTGAAGTAATTGCAAAAGCGAAAGAAGAAAAAACAACTGTTATTTCTGGCGTAGATGCGTTCCGCCTATACGACACGTACGGTTTCCCAATTGAATTAACAGAAGAATATGCTGAAGAAGCTGGTATGACAGTTGATCAAGCGGGCTTTGAAAATGAAATGGAGAAACAACGTGAGCGTGCACGTGCTGCTCGTCAAGACGTTGATTCTATGCAAGTTCAAGGCGGTGTACTTGGTGAAGTTAAAGTAGCGAGCGAATTCGTTGGTTACGGTACAGTTGCAACAGAAAGTAACGTTGTTGCCCTTGTGAAAAATGGTGAGTATACAGATAGCTTACAAGCAGATGAAGAAGGACAATTAATGCTTGATGTAACGCCATTCTACGCTGAGAGCGGTGGGCAAATTGCAGACCGTGGTTACCTTCTTGCTGACGGCGTGAAAGTTGTTGTAAAAGACGTACAAAAAGCACCAAATGGTCAAAACTTACACAAAGTAGTTGTGGAAGAAGGTACATTAACGAAAGAAGCGGCTGTAAAAGCTCTTATCGATACGAAAAACCGTAGTAGCGTTGTGAAAAACCATACAGCAACTCACTTACTGCACCAAGCATTAAAAGATATACTTGGAACGCATGTTAACCAAGCTGGTTCTCTTGTAACATCTGAACGTTTACGTTTTGACTTCTCTCACTTCGGTCAAGTACAAGCTGATGAATTAGAAAAAATTGAGCGTATCGTAAACGAAAAAATTTGGGAAAGTATTGATGTTGCGATTTCTCAAAAAGCAATCGAAGAAGCGAAAGAAATGGGCGCAATGGCATTATTCGGTGAAAAATACGGTGATGTTGTACGCGTTGTGCAAGTAGGCGATTACAGCTTAGAGCTTTGCGGTGGTTGTCACGTTGATAACACAGCTTCTATCGGTATTTTCAAAATCGTTGCTGAGTCTGGTATCGGTGCAGGAACTCGTCGTATTGAGGCGGTAACTGGTAAGTCTGCATACGAATTAATGAACGATCAAGTAGGTTTATTAAAAGAAGCAGCAGGAAAAATGAAAACAAATCCAAAAGATATTTTAACAAGAGTTGATGGTTTATTTACTGAAGTAAAACAACTTCAAAAAGAAAACGAATCTCTTGCTGCGAAATTAAGCAATATCGAAGCTGGAAACTTAACTGATTCAGTAATGACAGTTGATGGCGTGAACGTATTAGCGGCGAAAGTAAATGTTGCAGATATGAACAACTTACGTACAATGATGGATGACCTTAAAAATAAATTAGAGTCTGCAGTTGTTGTATTAGCGTCTGTAAATGACGATAAGGTAAACATTTTAGCTGGCGTAACGAAAGATTTAATTAGTCAAGGTTACCATGCGGGTAAACTTGTGAAAGAAGTAGCTTCTCGTTGTGGAGGCGGCGGTGGTGGCCGTCCTGATATGGCACAAGCAGGCGGTAAAAACCCAGCGCAAGTAGAGGAAGCTTTAGCGTTTGTACAAGAGTACGTTAAATCTGTTTCAAAATAAAGAGATAGTAGTGTACAATGGTAGGGAGAGGAGAAGTTCTTCTCCCTATACTTACTACTTACAAGTGAGGTGCTTGAAATGGACGGTTTTGATAAGACAATGAAGTTTAGCATTCAAGATGAAAAACAGAGTGTCCATGTAAATGATGTACTTTTAACTGTGTATGATGCACTTCAAGAAAAAGGTTATAATCCGATTAACCAAATCGTCGGTTATTTATTAAGTGGAGATCCAGCATACATACCTCGCCATAAAGATGCACGAAGCATCGTTCGCAAGCTTGAACGTGATGAGATAATTGAAGAGCTTGTGAAGTCTTACTTGAAACATCATCGTGAGGAGTAGTTTATGCGGATATTAGGTTTAGATGTTGGTACTAAAACAGTCGGTGTTGCAATGAGCGATGAAATGGGCTGGACAGCACAAGGGCTGGAAACAATCAGGATTAACGAAGAACGAGGCCACTTTGGTTTTGACCGTATTTCTGAGTTGGTAAAACAGTACAATGTGGACAAAATAGTAGTAGGTTTACCTAAAAATATGAATGGTACAATCGGCCCTCGTGGTGAAGCGTGCCAGCAATTTGCAGAAAACCTGCGAAATCTGTTACAATTAGAAGTTGTAATGTGGGACGAGCGTTTGTCGACGATGGCAGCGGAACGTCTGCTCATTTCAGCTGATGTGAGCCGTAAGAAGCGAAAACAGGTAATCGATAAGATGGCTGCAGTCGTGATCTTACAAGGATTTTTAGATAGTAAATAAGAGGTGACCAAAATGGAAGAAAATCAAATTACAATTGTAGACGAAAAAGGAAACGAACATTTATGTGAAATTATTTTCACTTTTGATGCTGAAAAATTCGGCAAAAAATCTTACGTAGTCTTCTCTCCAATCGGTGAAGTAGACGAAGATGGAGACCAAATCTTCGATGCAATGGCATATGAGCAAAGTGAAGAAGAGGGTGGAACATTACTTTCAATTGAATCTGAAGAAGAGTGGGAAATGGTACAAGAAATGTTTAACACTCTTGCTGATGAGCAAGAAGAAGAATAGTAATGGATAAAAAGGCGAACTGTGTACACAGTTCGCCTTTTTTGTATTCATATGCAAAATGACAGATTTTTTGTCGAAACTACTTAATTGTTTATAGTATAATAAGACGGGTTGTATGAAAAAAGGCTTTAAATAAGTAGCTGTCACCGATTATTTAGAAATGATTGGTTTTGCTTTATGTTTGTAGGGCATTGTATAGAGGAAGTGTATACGGTCTACAATTGAATAAGGAGGAAGAATTTTGGTAGAGAATCAAGTGAAGAAGAAGCGTAGACGCATTTTTTTAATTTCGATTATCGCACTGCTTTTAGTTTGTGGATCAGTCTATGCGTATATTTCATCTGCATTAGGGCCAGTTGATAGTGGAAATAAAAAAGAGATTGAGGTAGAGATTCCAAAGGGGTCATCTACAAGTAAAATCGGTGAGATTTTAGAAGAAAAAGGTGCTGTGAAAAGCAGTACAGTTTTTAGTTTTTATACGAAATTTAAGTCGAAAAGCTTACAAGCAGGTACATATTTATTAAATCCTTCGATGAGCGCCAACGATGTCATTGAACAAATGTCATCTGGCAACGTACATCGTCCGGCTCTTTATAAAGTGACGATTAAAGAAGGGGCGCAAGTAACTGAAATTGCTGAAGTGATTGCGGCAGAATTAAAGTGGAATAAAGATGAGGTTGTGCGTCAATTAAACGATAAAGCATTTATCCAAAAAATGCAGCAAAAGTATCCGAAGCTATTAACGGATAAAATTTTTGATAGTAACATTAAATATCCACTAGAAGGATACTTATATCCAGCAACGTATTCTTTCTATAAAAAGGATACAAAATTAGAAGAAATTGTAATCCCGATGCTTGAGAAAACAAATGCAATTATTGTTCAAAATGAGGCGAAAATGAAAGCGAAGAACTGGGATGTTCATCAACTTCTCACGTTGTCTTCACTTATTGAAGAAGAGGCTACTGGCTTTACTGATCGCCAAAAAATCTCTAGTGTTTTCTATAATCGTTTAGCGAAAGGTATGCCGCTTCAAACGGATCCGACGGTATTATACGCGCTTGGAAAGCATAAACAACGTGTATTATACGAAGACTTGAAAGTAAACTCACCGTACAATACGTATGTTGTGAAAGGGTTGCCGGTTGGACCGATTGCAAACTCTGGTAAACATTCAGTGGAAGCAGCGTTAGATCCTGCGCAAACAGATTATTATTATTTCTTAGCTGCACCAAGTGGTGAAGTGTATTATGCGAAAACATTAGAAGAACATAATGCATTAAAGCAAAAATACATTACGAAAAAACAGTGAAATGGGGAGGGATAGCGAAAAGGGTCGCATATCCCTCTTTTTTGTGGTAAAATATATCGGGTTAAAAACTGGCAGAAGAATCGTTTTTAATATCAAAACGGGACGTACAAGCTAAGGGTGAAACTGGCTTGTATTTTTATTGCATTCTATGTGTGAAAAGACAAAGGTTGACGCGTCATAGAGGCACTTCTCCATGTAAATAAGGAGGACCAATTATGGAGGATACAGTTAACGAGTACCTATTATCATTTATTGATCCAAAAGATAAATTAATTCTTGAAATGGAAGAGTATGCAACTGAAAACCATGTGCCGATTATGGATCGACTTGGAATGGAATTTATGCTGCAATTTTTACGTTTAATTGGACCGGAAAGTATTTTAGAACTTGGAACAGCAATCGGTTATTCTAGTATTCGTATGATGCAAGCTATTCCGAACTCTCGCATTGTGACAGTAGAGCGCAATCGTGAACGATATGAAAAGGCACTTGAATATATAGAATGTTCCTCGGTAACAGACCGTATTTCTGTTATTTACGGTGATGCTTTAGAAACGGGCGAACAAGTGAAAGAACATGGAACATTTGATGTTATTTTTATTGATGCAGCGAAAGGGCAGTATCGTCGCTTTTTTGACTTATACGAACCGTTATTAAATCCTGGTGGCGTTATTATTTCAGATAACGTTATGTACCATGGTCTTGTGACGACAAAAGAGAAAATTGAAAATAGACGTACCCGTGGTTTGATTCGTCGTATTAAGACGTACAATGAATGGCTTATGAATCATGAAGGATATGATACAACGATTTTCCCAATTGGCGATGGAGTGGCTGTAAGTAAAAAGAGAGGGTGACAAAAGTATGAAGAAACCTGAATTGTTAGTAACGCCTAGAGCGGTGGCGGATATTGAACCTCTTGCGAAAGCAGGGGCAGATGCAGTAATGGTTGGTGAACAAAAGTTTGGTTTACGTTTGGCAGGAGAGTTTTCACGTGAAGATGTGAAACAAGCTGTAAACATTGCGCATGAAAATGGTGTGAAAGTATACGTTGCAATGAATGCGATGTTCCACAATGATAAAGTAGAAGAATTAACGGACTATGTTGCCTTTTTAAATGAGGTAAATGTAGATGCGATTGTTTTCGGAGATCCAGCGGTATTAATGGCTGTTCGTGAAGTTGCACCAAATATGCAACTTCACTGGAATACAGAAACGACAGCAACAAACTGGTTTACTTGTAACTATTGGGGGCAAAGAGGAGCGAAACGCGCTGTATTAGCTCGTGAGCTTAGCTTAGATGAAATTGCTGAATTAAAAGAAAATGCTGAAGTGGAACTTGAAGTACAAATTCACGGTATGACTTGCATGTTCCAATCGAAGCGTTCACTAGTAGGAAACTACTTTGAGTATCAAGGGCGTAATCTCGACATCGAAAAGAAAAAGTATGAAGAGAATATGTTCTTATACGACCCGGAACGTAATAACAAATATCCAATTTATGAAGATGAAAATGGTACTCACATTATGAGTCCGAATGATATTTGTTTCATCGATGAGTTAGAGGAACTAATCGATGCTGAAGTCGATAGCTTAAAAATTGATGGTGTCCTAAAAAGTTCTGAGTACATTATTGAGGTAACGAAGAAATATCGTAAGGCGATTGATTTATGTGTAGAAGATCGTGATGCGTATTATGACGTGAAAGATGATTTATTTAAAGAGATAGAAGAAATACAACCGGTAAATCGTCCGTTAGATACAGGATTCTTCTTTAAAGAAACGGTTTACTAAACGAGGAGGGTGTAGGAAATGACTGTACAAGAAATTTCACGAGTGATCGATGGCAAACGCGTTATTGTGAAAAAACCTGAACTGTTAATCCCTGCGGGTAACTTAGAAAAATTAAAAGTAGCTATCCATTATGGGGCAGATGCTGTATATTTAGGTGGACAAGAATTTGGTCTTCGTTCTAATGCAGGTAACTTTACGCTGGAAGACATGGCAGAAGGCGTTGAATTTGCAAAGAAATATGGAGCAAAAATATACGTAACAACAAATATTTTTGCACATAATGAAAATATGGATGGGCTAGAGGAATATTTAAAAGGGATTGAAAAAGCTGGCGTAACGGGAATTATCGTTGCCGATCCGCTTATTATTGAGACATGTAAACGTGTGGCGCCTTCTGTTGAGGTGCATTTAAGTACACAACAATCACTATCCAACTGGAAAGCAGCACAGTATTGGAAAGAAGAAGGTTTACATCGTCTTGTATTAGCTCGTGAAGCAAGCTATGAAGAAATGAAA
It encodes:
- the ruvX gene encoding Holliday junction resolvase RuvX, producing MRILGLDVGTKTVGVAMSDEMGWTAQGLETIRINEERGHFGFDRISELVKQYNVDKIVVGLPKNMNGTIGPRGEACQQFAENLRNLLQLEVVMWDERLSTMAAERLLISADVSRKKRKQVIDKMAAVVILQGFLDSK
- the alaS gene encoding alanine--tRNA ligase, which produces MKQLTGAQIRQMFLDFFQEKGHAVEPSASLVPHEDPSLLWINSGVATLKKYFDGRVIPQNPRITNAQKSIRTNDIENVGKTARHHTFFEMLGNFSIGDYFKEEAITWAWEFLTSDKWIGFDKELLSVTIHPEDEEAFTIWNEKMGVPKERIIRLEENFWDIGEGPSGPNTEIFYDRGESYGNDFSDPELYPGGENERYLEVWNLVFSQFNHNPDGSYTPLPKKNIDTGMGLERMTSIVQDVPTNFDTDLFMPMIGATESISGEKYRNGDLEKDMAFKVIADHIRTVTFAVGDGALPSNEGRGYVLRRLLRRAVRYSKKLNINRPFMFELVPVVGEVMKDFYPEVLEKKDFIAKVVKNEEERFHETLHDGESILAEVIAKAKEEKTTVISGVDAFRLYDTYGFPIELTEEYAEEAGMTVDQAGFENEMEKQRERARAARQDVDSMQVQGGVLGEVKVASEFVGYGTVATESNVVALVKNGEYTDSLQADEEGQLMLDVTPFYAESGGQIADRGYLLADGVKVVVKDVQKAPNGQNLHKVVVEEGTLTKEAAVKALIDTKNRSSVVKNHTATHLLHQALKDILGTHVNQAGSLVTSERLRFDFSHFGQVQADELEKIERIVNEKIWESIDVAISQKAIEEAKEMGAMALFGEKYGDVVRVVQVGDYSLELCGGCHVDNTASIGIFKIVAESGIGAGTRRIEAVTGKSAYELMNDQVGLLKEAAGKMKTNPKDILTRVDGLFTEVKQLQKENESLAAKLSNIEAGNLTDSVMTVDGVNVLAAKVNVADMNNLRTMMDDLKNKLESAVVVLASVNDDKVNILAGVTKDLISQGYHAGKLVKEVASRCGGGGGGRPDMAQAGGKNPAQVEEALAFVQEYVKSVSK
- a CDS encoding DUF1292 domain-containing protein encodes the protein MEENQITIVDEKGNEHLCEIIFTFDAEKFGKKSYVVFSPIGEVDEDGDQIFDAMAYEQSEEEGGTLLSIESEEEWEMVQEMFNTLADEQEEE
- a CDS encoding O-methyltransferase; this translates as MEDTVNEYLLSFIDPKDKLILEMEEYATENHVPIMDRLGMEFMLQFLRLIGPESILELGTAIGYSSIRMMQAIPNSRIVTVERNRERYEKALEYIECSSVTDRISVIYGDALETGEQVKEHGTFDVIFIDAAKGQYRRFFDLYEPLLNPGGVIISDNVMYHGLVTTKEKIENRRTRGLIRRIKTYNEWLMNHEGYDTTIFPIGDGVAVSKKRG
- a CDS encoding peptidase U32 family protein, translated to MKKPELLVTPRAVADIEPLAKAGADAVMVGEQKFGLRLAGEFSREDVKQAVNIAHENGVKVYVAMNAMFHNDKVEELTDYVAFLNEVNVDAIVFGDPAVLMAVREVAPNMQLHWNTETTATNWFTCNYWGQRGAKRAVLARELSLDEIAELKENAEVELEVQIHGMTCMFQSKRSLVGNYFEYQGRNLDIEKKKYEENMFLYDPERNNKYPIYEDENGTHIMSPNDICFIDELEELIDAEVDSLKIDGVLKSSEYIIEVTKKYRKAIDLCVEDRDAYYDVKDDLFKEIEEIQPVNRPLDTGFFFKETVY
- a CDS encoding IreB family regulatory phosphoprotein gives rise to the protein MDGFDKTMKFSIQDEKQSVHVNDVLLTVYDALQEKGYNPINQIVGYLLSGDPAYIPRHKDARSIVRKLERDEIIEELVKSYLKHHREE
- the mltG gene encoding endolytic transglycosylase MltG, coding for MVENQVKKKRRRIFLISIIALLLVCGSVYAYISSALGPVDSGNKKEIEVEIPKGSSTSKIGEILEEKGAVKSSTVFSFYTKFKSKSLQAGTYLLNPSMSANDVIEQMSSGNVHRPALYKVTIKEGAQVTEIAEVIAAELKWNKDEVVRQLNDKAFIQKMQQKYPKLLTDKIFDSNIKYPLEGYLYPATYSFYKKDTKLEEIVIPMLEKTNAIIVQNEAKMKAKNWDVHQLLTLSSLIEEEATGFTDRQKISSVFYNRLAKGMPLQTDPTVLYALGKHKQRVLYEDLKVNSPYNTYVVKGLPVGPIANSGKHSVEAALDPAQTDYYYFLAAPSGEVYYAKTLEEHNALKQKYITKKQ